The Bradyrhizobium sp. LLZ17 genomic sequence GGCCGGATCGACGACGGTGTGATGCAGTATTCCTGATCACTGCCATCATGTGAGCATTGGGGCGCGCTGAGCGGCTGGGACCGGTACCGCGCTGCAACCACAAATACGTTGTTCTGCGTATTCGGGCCTCCAGGCTGAATCGGCCATCCTGCCCAAACGGTTAACGCCGGATTAACCGGTGAGTCCTAGGCTGTCTCGGCCGGGTTACTCGCGAGGCCGAGGTGAGCCCAATGGAAGCCCAGAAGATCGCGGTCGACGCCGTCGTGGCGCTGACCGATTGCGACCGCGACGCCGTCATCGCCTTCATCCGCCGGCTCTATATGGCCGGCGTCACCGACCCCAAGCGCCTGACCTTCAAGGGTCTTCAGGCGCTGTCACGGGCTTGATCCGGCTGGTTTCGGCGCTCAGTTCCCTCGTTTTGCTCCCCCCGCGTGAACGCAACGGTGCGGTGAATATCTTGCCGCTGCGGCTATGTCGGAGTAGATCACGTCCCCGGTTCACTCGGGAACTGGGGAAATGCTGAAACAGCTTTTTGCGCCGCAACTCGTCATTCTCTATGTGCTGGCGGCATCGACGATTTACGTTCACTTCCGGGGCAAGCAGCGGCTGCGCTTCGCGCGCCAGCTCGGCGACCACTCGACCTATCTCGCCCCCTACAACGTGCTGATGTATGCGGGCTCGGCGGTGCCGAACAGGCCGGTCATTGCGGTCGAGAACTTCCCCGAATTGAAACCGCTCAGCGACAACTGGGAAACCATTCGCGACGAGGCGGTGCGCCTGTTCGACGAGGGCTTCATTCGCGCGGCTGCGAAGAACAATGACTGGGGCTTCTATTCCTTCTTCAAGAGCGGCTGGAAGCGCTTTTACCTGAAATGGTACGACGACTTCCTGCCCTCCGCGCGCACCTTGTGCCCGAAGACGGTGCAACTGCTCAACTCGATTCCGAGCGTCCACGGCGCGATGTTCGCGATGCTGCCGCCGGGCGGCAAGCTGGGTGCGCATCGCGATCCCTTCGCGGGCTCGCTGCGTTATCACCTCGGGCTGGTCACGCCGAACTCGAACAAATGCCGCATCCTCGTCGACGGAGTCGAATGCGTCTGGCGCGACGGCGAGGCCTTCATGTTCGACGAGACCTTCATCCACAGCGCCGAGAATGCGACCGACGTCAACCGCATCATTCTGTTTTGCGACGTCGAGCGTCCGATGAAGTACGGCTTCATGACCGCGATCAACCGCTGGGTCAGTCACCACATCGTCAAGGCGTCGGCAACCCAGAACGTCGACGGCGAGAGCGTCGGTGTGCTCAACAAGGTGTTCGGCAAGCTCTACGAGATCCATCTTGCGAGCCGCAAGGTCAAGGAATGGAATCGCAGCGTGTACTACACGCTGAAATATTCGCTGACGGCCCTGATCCTCGGCCTCATCGTGGTGTCGGCGTTGCGGTGATGGAGCAGATAGCCGCGCCTTTGCCGGCCGCGAATGCCGAGATTGCGCAGTTCTTCCACGTGTGGCTGGAAACCTTCGCGGGCTATGTCCGCGAGGTCGACTACGCCGCGGCGCGACCGCTGTTCCATCCGGATGTGCTTGCCTTCGGTACGCATAACGACGTCATCCCCGGTCTGGACCAATGGGTTGCCACGCAATGGAACAACGTCTGGCCAAAGACGACCGACTTCCGATTCGTGCTCGAGCAGACCGCGATTCTGACCTCACCCGATGGCGCGATGACGACGGTGGTCGCGCCATGGACGAGCACGGGTTATCATCCCGACGGCACCCCGTTTCCGCGTCCCGGCCGTGCGACGATGGTGTTTTCGCGACATGGCGATGGCTGGCTGTGTATCCATTCGCACATGTCGCTCAATCGCGGTGTGCCGCAGACAAGCCATGCCGATCGGCCGGTGAAGGCCTGGTAGATCGGGATCGTCGGCAATCGAAATGAAAAGGCCCCGGACATGCCCGGGGCCTTCCGATTTCCACTCGCTGAAATAAGCTACTCGGGCTGGCCGATCGACACTTTCAGCGAGCCGACTCCGTCGACGCCGCATTCGAGCTTGTCGCCGGGCTGGAGCTGCGACACGCCAGCCGGCGTGCCCGTCATGATGATGTCGCCAGCGGCGAGCTTCACCTGCTGCGAAAGCTGCCAGATAATTTCAGGCACGTTCCAGATCAACTCGGTGAGGTCGCCCTTCTGGGCTTCCTTGCCATTGACTGTGAGCCAGATACTGCCTTTGGCGGGATGGCCGATCGTCGATGCCGGCTGCACCGCGGAGCAGGGCGCGGAATAGTCAAACGACTTGCCGACCTCCCACGGACGTTCCTTCTTGCGCGAGGCGATCTGGAGGTCGCGGCGGGTCAAGTCGATGCCGACAGCATAGCCGTAGACATGGTCCAGCGCCTTGTCGGCCGGAATGTTCAGCCCGCCGCTCTTCATCGCGACGATCAGCTCGACCTCGTGATGCAAATCCTTGGTCAGCGGCGGATAGGGGATGGTGGCGCCATCGGGCACCAGCATGTCGGCGTGCTTGGCGAAGAAGAACGGCGGCGCGCGCTCGTCATTGCCCATCTCGCGGATGTGTTCGAGATAGTTACGACCGACGCACCAGATGCGGCGCACCGGATAGCGGCCGGGCTCTCCGACGACGGGAAGCGACGGCTGCGACGGAGGCGGGATGACGTAGGAGGCGGCGTTCATGAAGCGGTCTCGCTGCTCTTGGGGTGAAACGAACTCTATGCGGTTGCGCTGATCGGCGCCAGAGCGCCGGCGTCGTGATGTTGCAGCCGGAAGAACGAGGCGTAGCGTCCCGAGCGGCGCAACAGCTCGTCGTGCCGGCCCTGCTCGATGATCTCGCCGCCCTCGACCACCAGGATCGCATCCGCGTGCATGATGGTGTGCAGGCGATGCGCGATCACGATGGTGGTGCGGTTCTGGCACAGATGCTCGATCGCCTCCTGCACCTGCTTCTCGGACTCGGAGTCGAGCGCGGCGGTGGCTTCGTCAAGCAGGATGATCGGCGCGTTCTTGATCAGCGCGCGCGCGACCGCGATGCGCTGGCGCTGGCCGCCCGAGAGTTGCGTGCCGTGCTCCCCGACGGGTGTGTCGTAGCCGAGCGGGAAGCTCATGATGAAATCATGCGCGCAGGCCGCCTTCGCGGCATCGGTGATTTGCTGTTCTGTCGCGCCCGGCCTGCCGAAGGCGATGTTGCTGCGAATAGTGTCGCGGAACAGATAGACGTCCTGGCCGACATAGGCGGTCTGCTCGCGCAACGACTTCCGCGAGATCGCGCCGATCGACTGACCGTCGATCACGATCGCTCCTTGCGTCACCTCGTAGAAGCGCAGCAGTAGCGCCAGCACGGTCGACTTGCCGCCGCCGGACGGGCCCACCAGCGCGGTGACCTTGCCCGGCTCGGCAACAAAGCTCATGTGGTTGAGCACGGTCTCGCCGGAGCGATAGCAGAAGCTGACGTCGCGCAGCTCGATCTTCGCTTCAGAGAGCTTCAGCGCCGGCTTGTCGTCGTCGGAATGCTCGCTCGCCGGACTGTCGACGACCTCGAGCAGCATGCGCGCGCCGACGAGCTGGCTGTTGAGATCGATATTGAGCCGCGCCAGCCGCTTGGCTGGCTCGGTCGCCATCAGGAAGGCGGTCATGAAGGAGAAGAACTGGCCGGGTGTGGCACCGAGCGCGACCACGCTGTAGCCGCCATAGAGCAGGCAGCCGGCCACCGCGAAGCCGCCGAGCATCTCCATCAGTGGATTGGAGCGGTTGGCGACGCGGGCCATCTTGTTTGCGTTGCGCTCGACGATCGCGATGTTCTCGTCGATGCGGTTCTGCATCGTCTCTTCGAGCGTGAACGCCTTGACCGTGCGGATGCCCTGGAGCGATTCCTGCATCGTCTCCATGATGTCGGCGGTGCCGGTGAACTGGTTGAAGGCGAGGCCCTTGATGCGCTTGACCAGCTTGCGCAGCACCAGCATCGCCGGCGGCACCGCGACGAGGCCGATGAACGACATCAGCGGATCCTGCCAAACCATCACGCCGATCATGGCGAGGAGCATCATGAGGTCGCGCCCGATGGCGTTGACCAGCATGTTGAGAACGTCGGTGATGGACTTTGCGCCGGCCGTCAGCCGCGCCAGGAATTCAGAGGAGTGCCGCTCGGAGAAGAAGCCGATGCTCTCGCGCATCAGCTTGGTGAAGAGCTGGCGCTGGTTGGTGGCGAGGATGGCGTTACTGATCTTGGTCAGGATCACCATGTGGCCGTAGGTCGCCACGCCCTTGACGAAGAGCAGGATGACCGTGACGCCCGAGAGCATCGCGATGCCCGGGATGTTCTTGTCGACATAGGCCTGGTTGATGACCTGGCCGAGGACGTAGGTCGCGGCCGCGGTCGATCCGGCAGCGAGCGCCATCAGCGCGAAGGCGACGAGGTAGCGCCGCCAGTAGACGAACCCTTGTTCCGTGACCAGGCGGCGAATCAGGACCGCTGCCGCGTAGGGATCGTCGGTGATTTTCTTTGGAAACTGCGCCATCCGGTGTCCATTGACGGCGCAGGGAAACGCCTGCCCGCGCGTCAGGGATCGAACGGCCTCTGTGCCCGCTAAAGCCACGGTTTTCAAGCCCAATTAGGGGCTTGCGTCCGGATGGAATCTAGGCCGAGGCGGCGTGGCGGAGTTCGCCATGGGACTCCCGGAACAGCTTGTCCTCCCAGGCCAGCGCATGCGCTGCAATGGTCTCGAGGTCGTCGTATTGCGGCCTCCAGTCGAGCAGGCC encodes the following:
- a CDS encoding nuclear transport factor 2 family protein yields the protein MEQIAAPLPAANAEIAQFFHVWLETFAGYVREVDYAAARPLFHPDVLAFGTHNDVIPGLDQWVATQWNNVWPKTTDFRFVLEQTAILTSPDGAMTTVVAPWTSTGYHPDGTPFPRPGRATMVFSRHGDGWLCIHSHMSLNRGVPQTSHADRPVKAW
- a CDS encoding ABC transporter ATP-binding protein, encoding MAQFPKKITDDPYAAAVLIRRLVTEQGFVYWRRYLVAFALMALAAGSTAAATYVLGQVINQAYVDKNIPGIAMLSGVTVILLFVKGVATYGHMVILTKISNAILATNQRQLFTKLMRESIGFFSERHSSEFLARLTAGAKSITDVLNMLVNAIGRDLMMLLAMIGVMVWQDPLMSFIGLVAVPPAMLVLRKLVKRIKGLAFNQFTGTADIMETMQESLQGIRTVKAFTLEETMQNRIDENIAIVERNANKMARVANRSNPLMEMLGGFAVAGCLLYGGYSVVALGATPGQFFSFMTAFLMATEPAKRLARLNIDLNSQLVGARMLLEVVDSPASEHSDDDKPALKLSEAKIELRDVSFCYRSGETVLNHMSFVAEPGKVTALVGPSGGGKSTVLALLLRFYEVTQGAIVIDGQSIGAISRKSLREQTAYVGQDVYLFRDTIRSNIAFGRPGATEQQITDAAKAACAHDFIMSFPLGYDTPVGEHGTQLSGGQRQRIAVARALIKNAPIILLDEATAALDSESEKQVQEAIEHLCQNRTTIVIAHRLHTIMHADAILVVEGGEIIEQGRHDELLRRSGRYASFFRLQHHDAGALAPISATA
- a CDS encoding aspartyl/asparaginyl beta-hydroxylase domain-containing protein, giving the protein MLKQLFAPQLVILYVLAASTIYVHFRGKQRLRFARQLGDHSTYLAPYNVLMYAGSAVPNRPVIAVENFPELKPLSDNWETIRDEAVRLFDEGFIRAAAKNNDWGFYSFFKSGWKRFYLKWYDDFLPSARTLCPKTVQLLNSIPSVHGAMFAMLPPGGKLGAHRDPFAGSLRYHLGLVTPNSNKCRILVDGVECVWRDGEAFMFDETFIHSAENATDVNRIILFCDVERPMKYGFMTAINRWVSHHIVKASATQNVDGESVGVLNKVFGKLYEIHLASRKVKEWNRSVYYTLKYSLTALILGLIVVSALR
- a CDS encoding fumarylacetoacetate hydrolase family protein; the protein is MNAASYVIPPPSQPSLPVVGEPGRYPVRRIWCVGRNYLEHIREMGNDERAPPFFFAKHADMLVPDGATIPYPPLTKDLHHEVELIVAMKSGGLNIPADKALDHVYGYAVGIDLTRRDLQIASRKKERPWEVGKSFDYSAPCSAVQPASTIGHPAKGSIWLTVNGKEAQKGDLTELIWNVPEIIWQLSQQVKLAAGDIIMTGTPAGVSQLQPGDKLECGVDGVGSLKVSIGQPE